One genomic window of Marinobacter adhaerens HP15 includes the following:
- the rep gene encoding DNA helicase Rep, whose translation MNKLNPRQSEAVRYADGPMLVLAGAGSGKTSVITRKIAYLIEQLGIPGRHIAAVTFTNKAAREMKERVGRIVDRKLTRGLIVSTFHNLGLNMIREEHTHLGYHPGFSIFDAEDAKALLQDLMLREASAEAGDELNDIQMTISSWKNAMRGPAEALSKAADEREQRIAIIYKKYNEYLKAYNAVDFDDLILLPVMLFRSNPDVLAKWRRKIRYMLVDEYQDTNVCQYELVKQLVAERAAFTVVGDDDQSIYAWRGARPENLAQLKEDFPSLKIVKLEQNYRSTARILRSANTVIANNPHVFEKALWSDHTIGEEIRIVRCRNEDAETDRVATEILDQKLKKGLDFRDFAVLYRGNHQARLLEMKLQAYQIPYRISGGQSFFSKNEIKDAMSYLRLLINPDDDAAFLRVVNVPRREIGPRTLEQLSHYARSRNVSLFKALGDMGAETHVTEKGLDRLRRFAHWVDATCERLHSENPIPVIKQLFTDIEYEEWLHQHSGTPKQAERRMENIWYLVESIQRMLDDGKGTADELGIEDAITKLILRDMMEQREEDDDSDKVQLLTLHASKGLEFPHVFIMGLEEEILPHRSSIEEGNIEEERRLMYVGITRARETLTLTYAATRKQYGEKLETIPSRFLDELPEEDLKWEGTGDLDVEANQKKGKATLSALLGDLGL comes from the coding sequence GTGAACAAGCTCAACCCGAGACAAAGCGAAGCAGTCCGCTATGCCGATGGCCCGATGCTGGTGCTTGCCGGGGCAGGCAGTGGCAAGACCAGCGTGATTACCCGCAAGATTGCCTACCTGATCGAGCAACTCGGAATACCGGGGCGTCATATTGCCGCAGTCACCTTCACCAACAAGGCTGCCCGTGAAATGAAGGAGCGGGTTGGCAGGATCGTTGACCGGAAGCTGACCCGGGGCCTGATTGTATCTACTTTTCACAATCTTGGCCTCAATATGATCCGTGAGGAGCACACGCATCTTGGCTACCACCCCGGCTTCTCGATCTTTGATGCCGAGGATGCCAAGGCCCTGTTACAGGATCTGATGCTCCGGGAAGCCAGCGCCGAGGCCGGGGACGAACTCAACGACATCCAGATGACCATCTCCTCCTGGAAAAACGCCATGCGGGGGCCGGCCGAGGCCCTGAGCAAGGCTGCCGATGAGCGCGAACAGCGCATTGCCATCATCTACAAGAAATACAACGAGTATCTGAAAGCCTACAACGCAGTCGATTTTGATGATTTGATCCTGCTGCCCGTGATGCTCTTCCGCTCGAATCCGGACGTGCTCGCGAAATGGCGGCGGAAGATTCGCTACATGCTGGTGGATGAATACCAGGACACCAACGTGTGCCAGTACGAACTGGTCAAGCAGCTGGTGGCCGAACGGGCTGCGTTTACCGTGGTTGGAGACGACGACCAGTCCATCTATGCCTGGCGCGGTGCCCGGCCCGAAAACCTGGCCCAGCTAAAGGAAGACTTCCCTAGCCTGAAAATCGTCAAGCTTGAACAGAATTACCGGTCCACTGCCCGGATCCTGCGCAGTGCCAACACAGTGATTGCCAATAATCCCCACGTGTTCGAGAAGGCGCTGTGGAGTGATCACACCATCGGCGAGGAAATCCGGATTGTCCGATGCCGCAACGAAGACGCGGAAACCGACCGCGTTGCCACCGAGATCCTCGACCAGAAGCTTAAAAAAGGGCTCGATTTCCGGGACTTTGCCGTGCTGTATCGGGGTAACCACCAGGCACGACTGCTGGAAATGAAACTGCAGGCCTACCAGATTCCCTACCGCATCTCGGGCGGCCAGTCGTTTTTCTCGAAGAACGAGATCAAGGACGCCATGTCCTACCTGCGGCTGTTGATCAATCCGGACGACGACGCCGCGTTTCTGCGGGTGGTCAATGTGCCACGCCGGGAGATCGGTCCGCGCACGCTGGAGCAGCTCAGTCACTACGCCCGGTCCCGCAACGTCAGCCTGTTCAAGGCCCTGGGTGACATGGGCGCAGAGACCCACGTGACCGAGAAGGGGCTGGATCGCCTGCGGCGTTTTGCCCACTGGGTGGATGCCACCTGCGAGCGGTTGCACAGCGAGAACCCGATACCCGTGATCAAACAGCTGTTCACGGACATCGAATACGAGGAGTGGCTGCACCAGCACTCCGGCACCCCCAAACAGGCCGAGCGGCGGATGGAGAACATCTGGTACCTGGTGGAGTCCATCCAGCGCATGCTCGACGATGGCAAGGGCACGGCCGATGAGCTCGGCATCGAGGATGCCATCACCAAACTGATCCTTCGGGACATGATGGAACAGAGGGAGGAGGACGACGACAGCGACAAGGTTCAGCTGCTCACCCTGCACGCGTCGAAGGGCCTGGAGTTTCCCCACGTGTTCATCATGGGGCTTGAGGAAGAAATCCTGCCCCACCGCAGCAGTATTGAAGAAGGTAATATCGAGGAAGAACGGCGACTGATGTACGTGGGTATTACCCGCGCCCGGGAAACGCTGACCCTGACCTATGCGGCCACCCGAAAACAGTACGGCGAGAAACTCGAAACCATCCCCAGCCGTTTCCTGGATGAGCTGCCCGAGGAAGACCTGAAATGGGAAGGGACTGGCGACCTGGATGTGGAAGCCAATCAGAAGAAAGGAAAGGCCACGCTCAGCGCCCTGCTAGGAGACCTTGGCCTTTAG
- a CDS encoding Rsd/AlgQ family anti-sigma factor yields the protein MLENCRNARERWGGVSELIDRWLKERQELLVHYCDLSGESDFSQTEALREKFVRLCEVLVDYVSTGHFEIYEQLVREAREFNDGGLELAAKVYPRIEQTTEVALNFNDRLDGRDLSEEDVKELFGELSKLGETLETRFEMEDFLIEHLHNAHAGKVASA from the coding sequence ATGTTGGAAAATTGCCGAAATGCCAGGGAGCGCTGGGGCGGCGTCAGCGAGCTGATTGATCGCTGGCTCAAGGAGCGTCAGGAGCTTCTGGTGCATTACTGCGACCTGTCCGGAGAAAGCGACTTCTCGCAGACCGAAGCATTGAGAGAAAAATTCGTACGCCTGTGTGAAGTTCTGGTGGATTACGTGTCTACCGGTCATTTCGAGATCTACGAGCAGTTGGTGCGAGAGGCCCGGGAATTTAACGATGGCGGGCTGGAGCTGGCTGCCAAGGTTTATCCCCGTATTGAGCAAACCACCGAGGTTGCCCTTAACTTCAATGACCGGCTGGATGGCCGGGATTTGTCCGAAGAGGATGTCAAAGAACTGTTCGGTGAATTGTCGAAGCTGGGTGAAACTCTGGAGACCCGGTTCGAGATGGAGGATTTCCTGATCGAGCATCTGCACAATGCCCATGCCGGCAAAGTAGCCTCTGCCTGA
- a CDS encoding flagellar basal body-associated FliL family protein produces the protein MTRQPKSVLTLLFLLFATISLPAVSQEEENAEEEVAEEENSFTDYISMDPPFVTHVGTPGNKPTYLKAAVSLRANSASARPAVDAHMPRLRHELVMLFGEQTDTDRLTSMEGQEALREEAKQRINAVLEEQQTGESIAGVLFTEFVVQK, from the coding sequence ATGACACGCCAGCCAAAATCTGTTCTGACGCTTCTTTTTCTATTGTTTGCAACGATCTCTTTGCCGGCCGTTTCCCAGGAAGAGGAAAATGCCGAAGAGGAGGTGGCCGAAGAAGAAAACAGCTTTACCGACTACATCAGCATGGATCCACCGTTCGTGACCCACGTGGGTACGCCCGGCAACAAGCCAACCTATCTGAAAGCCGCGGTCAGTCTGCGGGCAAACAGCGCGAGCGCACGGCCTGCCGTGGATGCCCACATGCCCCGATTGCGACACGAACTGGTCATGCTGTTTGGTGAGCAAACGGATACCGATCGCCTCACCTCAATGGAAGGCCAGGAGGCGCTGCGCGAAGAAGCCAAACAGCGAATCAATGCGGTTCTGGAAGAGCAGCAGACCGGCGAAAGCATAGCCGGCGTGCTGTTTACGGAGTTTGTCGTGCAGAAGTGA
- a CDS encoding c-type cytochrome, translating to MKRVLAAVLVVAGLTASAVMASVEDEIRARIQPVGEVCLQGDECGSAAAPTETASSGPRSGSEVYDAVCMACHTTGAAGAPKIGDTAAWAPRIDKGLETLVSHAINGFNAMPAKGGCANCPDEEIQAGVEYLVEQSQ from the coding sequence ATGAAGAGAGTCCTGGCTGCTGTATTGGTCGTTGCAGGCCTGACAGCTAGCGCCGTAATGGCAAGCGTCGAAGATGAAATCCGTGCACGTATCCAGCCGGTTGGCGAAGTGTGCCTGCAGGGTGACGAATGTGGCAGTGCCGCCGCTCCGACCGAGACCGCCAGCTCTGGCCCTCGTTCAGGCAGTGAGGTTTATGACGCCGTGTGTATGGCATGCCACACCACGGGCGCTGCTGGCGCACCCAAGATTGGCGATACCGCTGCCTGGGCTCCCCGTATCGACAAGGGTCTCGAGACGCTGGTCAGCCATGCGATCAATGGCTTTAACGCCATGCCTGCCAAAGGCGGCTGCGCAAACTGCCCGGATGAAGAGATCCAGGCCGGCGTTGAGTATCTTGTAGAGCAAAGCCAGTAA
- a CDS encoding DUF4124 domain-containing protein has product MMMKWLIRLSFPALGLLLLLIFFGLNDPEQVSEPVAEHEQPEIPAFEGLVPSPIPTEGPEIVFKWQDTDGNWHYADQPPEQGRWNTLAIERRDKAFPRIQPQEPETDWQSPYSAPFSLGPSAAGTNGS; this is encoded by the coding sequence ATGATGATGAAATGGCTCATACGGCTCTCGTTCCCGGCTCTCGGGTTATTGCTGTTGCTGATTTTCTTCGGTCTGAACGACCCGGAGCAGGTCTCCGAACCTGTGGCAGAGCACGAGCAGCCCGAGATTCCCGCGTTTGAAGGACTGGTTCCGTCCCCGATCCCCACCGAGGGCCCCGAAATCGTGTTCAAATGGCAGGATACCGACGGCAACTGGCACTACGCTGACCAGCCGCCCGAACAGGGCCGCTGGAATACTCTCGCTATCGAGCGGCGTGACAAGGCCTTCCCCCGGATTCAGCCGCAGGAGCCGGAAACAGACTGGCAATCTCCCTACAGCGCACCTTTCTCCCTGGGTCCCTCCGCTGCCGGTACCAACGGCAGCTGA
- a CDS encoding Tex family protein, whose protein sequence is MNSISRRIAEELGVREQQVNATVELLDEGATVPFIARYRKEITGSLDDSQLRNLEERLRYLRELEDRRATILKSIEEQGKLTDELKATIQDADTKNRLEDLYLPYKPKRRTKAQIAREAGLEPLADALYDDPTLDPEITAQGYLNKEAGVEDTKAALDGARYILMERFAEDAELLGSLRDFIWQEGQLKVTVVEGKENEGAKFRDYFDHVEPLKKVPSHRALAILRGRNEGVLGYTIVVGDAEDDRRAPHPAEQRIAARWNIRDNGRAADKWLSEVVRWTWRVKLSTQIETDLMAQVREAAETEAINVFAANLKDLLLLAPAGPRPTLGLDPGLRTGVKVAVIDGTGQVAGHGAIFPHAPQNQWDRSIEQLAAWCREYKIELVAIGNGTASRETEKLVGDLSKRYPELKLARIVVSESGASVYSASEFASKELPDLDVTIRGAVSIARRLQDPLAELVKIEPKSIGVGQYQHDVSQVQLSRSLDAVVEDCVNGVGVDLNTASAPLLARVSGLNQTIAQNIIEFRNQNGMFRNRKQLLKVTRLGDRTFEQAAGFLRIAGGENPLDRSSVHPEAYGVVEAIARKNNREVGDIIGDSSFLRGLNPQDYVTEQFGLPTIKDIISELEKPGRDPRPEFRFASFEEGVETLSDLKPGMVLEGSVTNVTNFGAFVDIGVHQDGLVHISALSHTFVKDPREVVKAGDIVKVKVMDVDIPRKRIALTMRMDDQPGEKNEGKPMAANRSGASRKGGNRNAGNGGSGQKSPQGAMAGALAQALASARKDS, encoded by the coding sequence ATGAACAGTATCTCCAGGCGTATCGCCGAGGAACTCGGTGTCCGCGAGCAACAGGTTAATGCCACCGTCGAACTGCTCGACGAAGGCGCGACCGTTCCGTTTATCGCCCGCTACCGGAAAGAGATCACAGGCTCACTGGATGACAGCCAGCTGAGGAACCTGGAAGAACGTCTGCGCTATTTGCGGGAACTGGAAGACCGTCGTGCCACTATCCTCAAGAGCATTGAGGAGCAGGGCAAGCTGACCGACGAGCTCAAGGCCACCATCCAGGACGCCGACACCAAGAACCGTCTGGAAGATCTTTACCTGCCCTACAAGCCCAAGCGCCGGACCAAGGCCCAGATTGCCCGCGAGGCGGGTCTGGAACCGCTGGCTGACGCCCTCTATGATGATCCGACTCTCGATCCTGAAATCACTGCCCAGGGCTACCTGAACAAAGAAGCCGGCGTGGAAGATACCAAGGCTGCCCTTGATGGCGCCCGCTACATTCTGATGGAGCGTTTTGCCGAGGATGCCGAGCTGCTGGGCAGCCTGCGGGACTTTATCTGGCAGGAAGGCCAGCTGAAAGTCACCGTGGTGGAAGGCAAGGAGAACGAGGGGGCCAAATTCCGGGATTATTTCGACCACGTCGAGCCCCTGAAGAAAGTTCCGTCCCACCGTGCCCTGGCCATCCTGCGGGGCAGGAACGAGGGCGTTCTTGGCTACACGATAGTTGTTGGTGATGCCGAGGATGACCGCCGTGCGCCCCACCCGGCCGAGCAGCGCATCGCCGCTCGCTGGAATATCCGGGACAATGGTCGTGCCGCCGACAAATGGCTCTCGGAGGTGGTTCGCTGGACCTGGCGGGTGAAACTCTCCACCCAGATTGAAACCGATCTCATGGCACAGGTCCGCGAAGCGGCAGAAACCGAAGCCATCAACGTGTTCGCCGCCAACCTCAAGGACCTTCTGCTGCTTGCGCCGGCCGGTCCACGTCCGACCCTGGGCCTGGATCCAGGGCTACGCACCGGGGTGAAAGTGGCTGTTATCGATGGCACTGGCCAGGTGGCCGGCCACGGTGCCATCTTCCCCCATGCGCCGCAAAACCAATGGGACCGTTCCATCGAGCAGCTGGCGGCCTGGTGTCGGGAGTACAAGATTGAACTGGTGGCCATCGGCAATGGCACCGCTTCCCGGGAAACGGAGAAGCTGGTCGGCGACCTCAGCAAGCGTTACCCCGAATTGAAGCTGGCCCGGATCGTGGTCAGTGAGTCCGGTGCTTCGGTCTATTCAGCCTCCGAGTTCGCCTCGAAAGAACTGCCCGATCTGGATGTCACCATTCGCGGCGCGGTGTCCATTGCCCGCCGGTTGCAGGATCCGCTGGCCGAACTGGTGAAAATCGAGCCGAAATCCATCGGGGTAGGACAGTACCAGCACGACGTTTCCCAGGTGCAACTGTCACGAAGCCTCGATGCCGTGGTGGAAGACTGCGTAAACGGCGTGGGTGTGGATCTGAACACAGCGTCAGCGCCACTGCTGGCAAGGGTCTCGGGCCTGAACCAGACCATCGCCCAGAACATCATTGAGTTCCGCAACCAGAACGGCATGTTCCGCAACCGGAAACAGCTGCTCAAGGTCACCCGTCTCGGGGACCGCACGTTCGAGCAGGCGGCGGGTTTTCTGCGTATTGCCGGCGGCGAGAACCCCCTGGACCGGTCCTCCGTGCACCCGGAAGCCTATGGCGTGGTCGAGGCCATCGCCCGGAAAAATAATCGCGAAGTGGGCGATATCATCGGCGATTCCTCGTTCCTGCGTGGTCTGAATCCCCAGGATTACGTAACAGAACAGTTCGGTTTGCCGACTATCAAGGACATCATCTCGGAACTGGAGAAACCGGGGCGGGATCCGCGACCGGAATTCAGGTTCGCAAGTTTTGAGGAAGGGGTCGAAACCCTGAGCGATCTCAAACCCGGCATGGTGCTGGAAGGGTCGGTGACCAACGTGACCAACTTTGGCGCGTTTGTGGATATTGGTGTGCATCAGGATGGCCTGGTGCACATTTCCGCGCTGTCCCACACCTTCGTCAAGGATCCCCGAGAAGTGGTCAAAGCCGGGGATATCGTCAAGGTCAAGGTGATGGACGTGGATATCCCGCGCAAGCGAATTGCCCTGACCATGCGTATGGACGATCAGCCTGGCGAGAAAAACGAAGGCAAGCCAATGGCTGCGAACCGCTCCGGAGCCAGCCGGAAGGGCGGAAACCGGAATGCCGGTAATGGCGGTTCCGGTCAGAAATCCCCACAGGGCGCCATGGCTGGTGCGCTGGCCCAGGCACTTGCCTCGGCGCGCAAGGACAGCTGA
- a CDS encoding FKBP-type peptidyl-prolyl cis-trans isomerase produces the protein MKKTLLALAVTGLVAGCSTPPEAPEQPKLDSTDQKVSYGMGLVLGERMGNDLPNLQMDQFLQGIQHGHAGDEEAKRMSREEIQQALMTYQQQLQEEQGKQMEELAQKNLDAGEAFLAENAEREGVETTESGLQYEVLEQGDGEKPAATDTVQVHYTGELLSGEVFDSSRERGEPVTFALNQVIPGWTEGLQLMSEGARYKLYIPSDLAYGPGGNRAIGPNETLVFDVELLEINPGSGD, from the coding sequence ATGAAGAAAACGCTCCTTGCACTGGCAGTGACCGGCCTCGTGGCCGGCTGTTCCACACCCCCCGAAGCCCCGGAACAACCGAAACTGGATTCCACCGATCAGAAAGTGAGCTATGGCATGGGCCTGGTTCTCGGTGAGCGCATGGGTAACGACCTGCCGAATCTGCAGATGGACCAGTTCCTCCAGGGCATCCAGCACGGCCACGCCGGCGATGAAGAAGCCAAGCGCATGAGCCGCGAGGAAATCCAGCAGGCTCTGATGACCTACCAGCAGCAGCTGCAGGAAGAGCAGGGCAAGCAGATGGAAGAATTGGCCCAGAAGAACCTGGATGCCGGCGAAGCCTTCCTTGCCGAGAACGCAGAGCGTGAAGGTGTGGAAACCACTGAATCCGGCCTGCAATACGAAGTACTTGAGCAGGGTGACGGCGAAAAGCCGGCAGCAACAGACACCGTTCAGGTGCATTACACCGGTGAACTGCTGTCCGGTGAAGTATTTGACAGCTCCCGCGAGCGCGGTGAGCCGGTTACCTTCGCCCTGAACCAGGTGATTCCCGGCTGGACCGAGGGCCTGCAGCTGATGAGCGAGGGTGCCCGTTACAAGCTCTACATTCCGTCCGATCTGGCCTACGGCCCCGGCGGCAACAGGGCGATCGGCCCCAACGAGACCCTCGTGTTTGATGTCGAGCTACTCGAGATCAACCCTGGCTCCGGAGACTAA
- the rmf gene encoding ribosome modulation factor gives MARDIKLGWDVEALNKAYRQGYMAANMGMDKSRCPYRGDVVIAAWEAGWDDADQVARDDRDQSDDLFSRIA, from the coding sequence ATGGCAAGGGATATCAAACTCGGCTGGGACGTGGAAGCCCTGAACAAGGCTTACCGTCAGGGCTATATGGCGGCCAACATGGGCATGGACAAATCCCGCTGCCCCTATCGTGGTGACGTCGTTATTGCGGCCTGGGAAGCTGGTTGGGATGATGCCGATCAGGTGGCCCGTGATGACCGCGACCAGTCAGATGATCTGTTCTCGCGGATCGCCTGA
- the gshA gene encoding glutamate--cysteine ligase codes for MAESRHSVFRQFAASDWDGFLKGVEKEGLRVDRNGFIAQTPHPEALGSALTHPRITTDYSEALLELITPVFDSTEGMLKSLRDIHTFVQQNLGDEVFWATSMPCELDGDPSIPIAEYGSSNIGQLKHVYRQGLAVRYGRMMQSIAGAHYNLSLPDSFWHKWQELLGNEQSLKDFKSDQYFWLIRNFRRRSWLLMLLFGASPALDASFVAGVNHDLSRFDERTWFGEYATSLRMGDLGYHNNAQASLNICFNELSTYTQTLDRAIHTTWPAYESIGTRRGDKFIQINTSVLQIENEYYSAVRPKRTTQREEKPIQALEARGVEYIEVRCLDLDPFSPVGVNEAQIDFLDLFLLDCLLADSPRIGDAECERLDDNYKDVVANGRYRELALCRGGHRTPVSDAANDILSQLEPLAELLDSWRGDDTYRNALAAQREVLTGEWTVPSARVLDAMRSSGLGHREWGMEMARQHQQSLRQEGLGDDVRRAFEAMTSESLTEQTDMESADTLSFSEFLEQYLRS; via the coding sequence ATGGCTGAATCCCGCCATTCCGTATTTCGTCAGTTCGCTGCAAGCGACTGGGATGGTTTCCTCAAGGGTGTCGAAAAAGAAGGGCTGCGGGTGGATCGCAACGGCTTCATCGCCCAGACTCCGCACCCCGAAGCCCTGGGGTCGGCGCTGACCCATCCGAGGATTACCACCGACTATTCAGAGGCCTTGCTGGAGCTGATCACGCCGGTGTTCGACAGCACGGAAGGCATGCTGAAATCGCTGCGGGATATCCACACGTTTGTGCAGCAGAACCTGGGTGACGAAGTGTTCTGGGCGACAAGCATGCCCTGTGAGCTGGATGGTGACCCGAGTATCCCCATCGCCGAGTATGGCAGCTCCAATATTGGCCAACTCAAGCATGTTTACCGGCAGGGACTGGCCGTGCGCTACGGCCGTATGATGCAGAGCATCGCGGGCGCCCACTACAATCTGTCCCTGCCCGACAGTTTCTGGCACAAGTGGCAGGAATTGCTGGGCAACGAGCAAAGCCTGAAAGACTTCAAGTCGGACCAGTATTTCTGGCTGATTCGCAATTTCCGCCGCCGCAGCTGGCTGCTGATGTTGTTGTTCGGTGCTTCGCCCGCCCTGGATGCCAGCTTTGTAGCCGGCGTGAACCATGATCTCTCGCGATTTGATGAACGCACCTGGTTCGGTGAGTACGCAACCTCGTTGCGGATGGGCGATCTTGGGTACCACAACAACGCACAGGCATCCCTGAACATCTGTTTCAACGAGCTGAGCACCTACACCCAGACTCTGGATCGGGCCATTCACACCACCTGGCCGGCATATGAGTCGATCGGCACCCGCCGGGGCGACAAGTTTATCCAGATCAACACCAGCGTACTGCAGATCGAGAACGAGTATTACAGCGCGGTGCGCCCCAAACGCACGACGCAGCGTGAGGAAAAGCCCATCCAGGCCCTCGAAGCCCGGGGTGTGGAGTACATTGAGGTGCGATGTCTGGATCTTGATCCCTTCTCGCCGGTTGGTGTGAACGAGGCCCAGATCGATTTTCTGGATCTGTTCCTGCTGGACTGCCTGTTAGCAGACTCTCCCCGAATTGGCGATGCCGAGTGTGAACGCCTGGATGACAACTACAAGGATGTGGTCGCCAATGGGCGTTATCGAGAGTTGGCGCTTTGCCGTGGTGGGCATCGCACCCCGGTATCCGACGCTGCGAACGACATTCTGTCGCAGCTGGAGCCCCTTGCGGAACTGCTCGATAGCTGGCGGGGTGATGACACCTACCGCAACGCCCTTGCCGCCCAGCGCGAAGTGTTGACCGGTGAATGGACCGTGCCGTCTGCCCGGGTTCTCGATGCCATGCGCTCCTCTGGCCTGGGTCACCGGGAGTGGGGCATGGAAATGGCGCGGCAGCATCAGCAGAGCCTGCGGCAGGAAGGTCTTGGTGATGATGTGCGCCGCGCTTTTGAGGCTATGACGTCAGAATCCCTGACCGAGCAGACCGACATGGAAAGCGCTGATACCCTGTCGTTCAGCGAGTTTCTGGAACAGTACCTGCGCTCTTGA
- a CDS encoding putative bifunctional diguanylate cyclase/phosphodiesterase, which translates to MTLPLETMRPGQLRLLVLTPDYADFLWLNALLAGDVDISADATWCPDLVDCDDLIRNASFDVIVWDCVFHGGSEASFLQYLAVASNEKPVLALSAEPPMERAPELLAAGAADYLCRQTLDHWTFRRAVKCLWYRDQLSESAHGQLGREVATGFINRDLFFDRLQQALLRAERAGHRLALLHLNIDDFRSINESFGYQKSDQLMMKLAERLRHSLRRVDSLMRIGGDELAIIVEKVEDSLDITQIIRKVVNALDEPVTIDGQTVVVSASLGVATYPEAGDSAENLLRRANRAMFEAKRDPGTSYRFYDRQLHISAGYQLRLEADLRNALRGKELELYYQPRIDLATEEVRGVECLLRWNHPERGLVGPDEFIPVAERSGLIVPIGYWVIEQACKRLQESAELGFPGLVFAVNLSFRQFHDRKMTETIFRIIFNANVDTSLLELELTESAMMHDPEYAQRCLRELNQLGISFALDDFGTGFSSLSNLQHLPISLVKIDKSFVQELGNSADAEHIIRAIISLAHSLQISVVAEGVETEGQLEFLRQQHCDEIQGYYYARPMPWADLVQFLNKRGQAACLQQ; encoded by the coding sequence ATGACACTGCCACTGGAAACCATGAGGCCCGGACAGTTGCGCCTTTTGGTTCTTACACCAGACTACGCTGATTTTCTCTGGCTGAATGCTCTTCTGGCGGGTGACGTCGACATCAGTGCGGACGCGACCTGGTGCCCGGATCTGGTGGATTGTGATGATCTGATCCGTAACGCCAGTTTTGATGTCATCGTCTGGGACTGCGTGTTCCATGGTGGCTCAGAGGCGTCTTTCCTGCAATATCTGGCGGTCGCCAGCAATGAAAAACCCGTTCTGGCCCTCAGTGCCGAGCCGCCGATGGAGCGCGCGCCAGAGTTGCTGGCTGCCGGAGCTGCCGATTACCTTTGTCGTCAAACCCTGGACCACTGGACGTTCCGTCGGGCCGTGAAGTGCCTGTGGTATCGGGACCAGTTGTCCGAGTCCGCCCATGGTCAGCTGGGCCGCGAAGTCGCCACCGGTTTTATCAACCGTGACCTTTTCTTCGATCGTCTCCAGCAGGCCTTGCTGCGGGCTGAGCGTGCAGGCCATCGGCTGGCCTTGTTGCACCTTAATATCGATGACTTCCGCAGCATTAATGAATCTTTCGGTTACCAGAAAAGCGACCAGTTGATGATGAAGCTGGCAGAGCGTCTTCGTCATTCTCTTCGTCGCGTCGATTCGCTGATGCGTATCGGGGGTGACGAACTGGCCATTATTGTTGAAAAGGTCGAGGACTCCCTCGATATCACCCAGATTATCCGCAAGGTGGTCAACGCCCTTGATGAGCCGGTTACGATCGATGGCCAGACGGTCGTGGTCAGTGCCAGTCTCGGTGTCGCAACCTACCCGGAAGCCGGAGACAGTGCCGAGAATCTGTTGCGCCGGGCCAACCGCGCCATGTTCGAAGCAAAACGGGATCCGGGCACCAGCTACCGTTTCTACGACCGCCAGCTGCACATTTCCGCCGGTTACCAGCTTCGTCTGGAGGCAGACCTCCGCAACGCTCTTCGAGGCAAGGAACTGGAGCTTTACTATCAGCCCCGGATTGATCTGGCCACGGAAGAGGTACGGGGTGTCGAATGCCTGTTGCGCTGGAATCACCCGGAGCGCGGGCTGGTGGGGCCGGACGAATTCATTCCGGTTGCCGAGCGCAGCGGGTTGATCGTGCCTATTGGTTACTGGGTCATCGAGCAGGCCTGCAAACGCCTGCAGGAATCCGCCGAGCTCGGTTTCCCCGGGCTGGTGTTCGCGGTCAACCTGTCGTTCAGGCAGTTTCACGATCGCAAGATGACTGAAACCATTTTCCGCATCATCTTTAACGCCAACGTGGATACCAGTCTGCTGGAGCTGGAGCTGACCGAGAGTGCCATGATGCACGACCCGGAGTATGCCCAGCGCTGCCTGCGGGAATTGAACCAGCTGGGTATCAGTTTTGCCCTGGACGATTTCGGCACCGGCTTTTCATCGTTGAGCAATCTCCAGCATCTGCCCATCTCGCTGGTGAAGATCGACAAGTCGTTTGTGCAGGAGTTGGGTAATTCGGCAGACGCCGAACACATTATCCGGGCCATAATCAGTCTGGCCCACAGCCTGCAGATCAGCGTCGTCGCCGAAGGCGTGGAAACCGAAGGGCAACTGGAGTTTCTGCGCCAGCAGCATTGCGATGAAATCCAGGGCTATTACTACGCCCGGCCCATGCCCTGGGCGGATCTTGTGCAATTCCTGAACAAGCGGGGCCAGGCCGCTTGCCTGCAGCAGTAA